From the Phycisphaeraceae bacterium genome, one window contains:
- a CDS encoding cytochrome c oxidase assembly factor Coa1 family protein, translating to MSEPSVLEIRSAQQAWWDQNKRWFLSVLIGVPVLVTVVGFSVGLMYAGRVLWGSEVAVVSLEMVKGSAEVVDLLGEPIEAGWFIQGTVDEAAGLAEMRYVVRGPKADGGVRVKGEVVDGVWVVTGLDVGVGEGVVVVDTDSD from the coding sequence GTGAGTGAGCCGAGTGTTCTTGAGATACGTTCTGCTCAGCAGGCGTGGTGGGACCAGAACAAGCGCTGGTTCTTGTCGGTTTTGATCGGGGTGCCGGTGCTGGTGACGGTGGTGGGTTTCAGCGTGGGGCTGATGTATGCGGGTCGGGTGTTGTGGGGGTCGGAGGTGGCGGTGGTGTCGCTGGAGATGGTGAAGGGTTCGGCGGAGGTGGTGGACCTGCTGGGTGAGCCGATCGAGGCGGGTTGGTTTATTCAGGGGACGGTGGATGAGGCGGCGGGGCTGGCGGAGATGCGGTATGTCGTGCGGGGGCCGAAGGCGGATGGCGGGGTGCGAGTGAAGGGTGAGGTGGTGGATGGGGTTTGGGTTGTGACGGGGTTGGATGTTGGGGTGGGGGAGGGGGTTGTGGTGGTGGATACAGATAGTGACTGA
- a CDS encoding XRE family transcriptional regulator: MDKASTEMRVALGQKLREHRQRMGLSLEVLAGRVGVTKGYLSLIENARVPSPPSDRVLVALEKALGVLDDSLSRAGAWAATPGAVREEVSRLREHAALSHKVLRSLAFEQASSAEGSSGKAIDLDALYRAGVLGDAEHLEEDGLRPVPDGSEAACEPASIAEQGVDLMRLAEVMGQRVPLINRVPAGYPAGFTDLDFPARVADEYVHCPDVTDRDAFAARVVGDSMEPAYREGDVVVFSPEADVINGCDCFVRLEPDHETTFKRVFFEEGGAVVRLEALNPKYSDRRVEREMVAGLYRAVWRMSRL, from the coding sequence ATGGACAAGGCTTCGACAGAGATGCGTGTGGCGTTGGGCCAGAAGCTGCGTGAGCATCGGCAGCGGATGGGCTTGAGTCTTGAGGTACTGGCGGGGCGCGTGGGGGTGACCAAGGGGTATCTGTCGCTGATCGAGAATGCCCGGGTGCCGAGCCCGCCTAGCGACCGGGTGCTGGTGGCCCTAGAGAAAGCGCTGGGGGTGTTGGACGATTCGCTGAGTCGTGCGGGTGCGTGGGCGGCGACGCCTGGGGCGGTTCGCGAGGAGGTCAGTCGGCTGCGAGAGCACGCGGCGTTGTCGCACAAGGTGTTGCGGTCGCTGGCGTTTGAACAGGCATCGTCCGCTGAGGGTTCGAGTGGGAAGGCGATCGACCTTGATGCGTTGTATCGCGCTGGGGTGCTCGGGGATGCCGAGCATCTCGAGGAGGATGGGTTGAGGCCTGTTCCTGATGGGAGCGAGGCGGCGTGTGAACCGGCATCGATTGCGGAACAGGGTGTTGATCTGATGAGGCTGGCGGAGGTGATGGGGCAGCGAGTTCCGCTCATCAATCGTGTGCCTGCGGGGTATCCGGCGGGTTTCACGGACCTGGATTTCCCGGCGCGGGTGGCGGATGAGTATGTGCATTGTCCGGACGTGACGGACCGGGATGCGTTTGCCGCGCGGGTGGTTGGGGACTCGATGGAGCCGGCGTATCGGGAGGGTGATGTGGTGGTGTTTTCGCCTGAGGCGGACGTGATTAATGGATGCGATTGTTTTGTGCGGCTTGAGCCGGACCATGAGACGACCTTCAAGCGCGTGTTTTTTGAGGAAGGAGGGGCGGTGGTGCGGCTGGAGGCACTCAACCCGAAGTATTCGGATCGTCGGGTGGAGCGTGAGATGGTGGCGGGCTTGTACCGTGCGGTCTGGCGGATGTCGCGGCTGTGA
- a CDS encoding phosphodiester glycosidase family protein — translation MRQTYPALTLVAASCLTITAHAPAAIIQTAEPFIGITHHQIIEASDGSTAGGTINFPRPVVIHLVEIDPAAPGVSFLMQPGNGPLQGEVTRYTTPNFANTFGTQIALNGDFYADAGAGQANVTHTGVSQGNGYSPNWYTGQPIFNVDANNVASVLAARTPGGFDSLENIPLYNALGGNQRILTNGSITAPNDSYTNALNPHSALGVAPDGRVFLMAVDGRQGDFSSGMRTTEMASLFLHFGVTNAINIDGGGSTTLAFDDSNDGIANARVINSPSDLSSELSPGNPRLVANNFGVFATPNPDYIPLPSPPRPLAEGAVPLLTTLTILDDFEGSKGRFASARGVAGSGNVATYATRLDNTAPHQGFESLEITITNTGAQPSGMFARIPSGAALPSNNTQNGKAMARTGYVGFFIKLDPGQDPLYAAIQLDDGSPIQSGLERSNFIEIIPNGQWQLVQWNLEDSRLWSPRDNGDGDIDGPNTFIDSILLSAAPGDTGGPNWAGTLHLDTIAYNPNGDLASLIIPEPTSAAIFSLVTIGWIRRRSAA, via the coding sequence ATGCGGCAGACGTACCCCGCCCTGACACTCGTGGCCGCCTCGTGCCTCACGATAACGGCCCATGCCCCCGCCGCCATCATCCAGACTGCCGAGCCCTTTATCGGCATCACCCACCACCAAATCATCGAAGCCTCAGACGGATCGACCGCTGGCGGAACCATCAACTTCCCCCGCCCGGTCGTCATCCACCTGGTCGAGATCGATCCCGCTGCGCCAGGCGTCAGCTTCCTCATGCAGCCCGGCAACGGCCCACTCCAGGGCGAGGTCACCCGCTACACAACCCCTAACTTCGCCAACACCTTCGGCACCCAGATCGCCCTCAACGGCGACTTCTATGCCGACGCCGGTGCCGGACAGGCCAATGTCACGCACACCGGCGTCTCCCAGGGCAACGGCTACTCACCCAACTGGTACACAGGCCAGCCAATCTTCAACGTCGATGCCAACAACGTCGCCTCGGTCCTCGCCGCCAGAACCCCAGGCGGATTCGACTCTCTCGAAAACATCCCTCTCTACAACGCCCTTGGCGGAAACCAACGCATCCTCACCAACGGTTCCATCACCGCACCCAACGACTCATACACCAACGCACTCAACCCCCACAGCGCCCTCGGTGTAGCACCCGATGGCAGAGTCTTCCTCATGGCCGTCGATGGACGACAAGGCGATTTCTCCTCAGGTATGCGCACCACCGAAATGGCCTCACTCTTCCTACACTTTGGCGTCACCAACGCCATCAACATTGATGGCGGCGGATCAACCACTCTCGCTTTCGACGACTCCAACGATGGCATCGCCAACGCAAGAGTCATTAACTCCCCCTCCGACCTCTCCTCAGAACTCTCCCCCGGCAACCCGAGACTCGTCGCCAACAACTTCGGCGTCTTCGCTACCCCCAACCCCGACTACATCCCCCTCCCCTCCCCGCCACGACCCCTCGCCGAAGGCGCAGTCCCGCTCCTCACGACACTCACGATCCTCGATGATTTCGAGGGTTCTAAAGGCCGATTCGCCAGCGCCCGAGGCGTCGCAGGATCAGGCAACGTCGCCACCTACGCCACCCGGCTCGACAACACAGCTCCCCATCAAGGCTTCGAATCACTCGAAATCACCATCACCAACACCGGAGCACAACCATCAGGCATGTTCGCCCGCATCCCCTCAGGTGCAGCCCTTCCAAGCAACAACACCCAGAACGGCAAGGCCATGGCACGCACCGGTTACGTCGGATTCTTCATCAAGCTCGACCCCGGTCAGGACCCCCTCTACGCCGCCATCCAGCTCGATGACGGCTCACCCATCCAGTCCGGCCTGGAACGATCCAACTTCATCGAAATCATCCCCAACGGTCAGTGGCAACTCGTGCAATGGAATCTCGAAGACTCACGCCTATGGTCCCCACGCGACAACGGCGACGGCGACATTGACGGACCCAACACCTTCATCGACTCAATCCTCCTCTCGGCAGCGCCCGGCGACACCGGCGGGCCCAACTGGGCCGGAACCCTCCACCTCGACACCATCGCCTACAACCCCAACGGCGACCTCGCCTCGCTCATCATTCCCGAACCAACATCCGCAGCGATATTCAGTCTCGTCACGATCGGATGGATTCGACGCCGCTCCGCCGCCTAA
- a CDS encoding UDP-N-acetylmuramoyl-L-alanyl-D-glutamate--2,6-diaminopimelate ligase yields MPPASLNNLIQDLPIQVARPGDPIIHDLTDDSRQLTSDSGWLFVHRRSDYPDDLASALHHSPAAILTTPDNQANVREPIPLLLAEKIDQALCGQLAERLFDHPAQALTLAAVTGTNGKSTTVILLHDLLQSAGVTTGLLGTIHNDLVTHREPATLTTPGAIELSRHLAHIRDASGKACVYEASSHALHQQRTDHLHPRVAIFTNLTQDHLDYHGDMTTYAAAKARLFERLSPNDHAILNADDPHWPRMARDCPAHLHLSTLRSTQPDHHGFAITSTSRATIHHRAITQTEATLTGPWGTLHTTLPILGDHNVANLLQALASAAALNLLPDHLESTLHTLPPVPGRLEPIPNPEFPVAGKTTIADFQQTHNAPAIFVDYCHTPDSINHAANTLRPLAPGRLIILFGCGGDRDKTKRPLMATAAARHADALIITSDNPRSEDPQAIINDAIAGVPESIRPHTTTNPDRATVIRQAILYAQPTDTILIAGKGHETYQETQGVKHPFDDRQYAQQALEQRLQHS; encoded by the coding sequence ATGCCCCCGGCCTCCCTCAACAACCTCATCCAAGACCTGCCCATTCAAGTCGCCCGCCCTGGTGACCCCATCATCCACGACCTCACCGATGACTCCCGCCAGCTCACCTCCGACTCAGGTTGGCTCTTCGTCCATCGACGATCCGACTACCCTGACGATCTTGCTAGCGCCCTCCACCACTCACCCGCCGCCATCCTCACCACGCCCGATAATCAAGCCAACGTCCGAGAACCGATCCCCTTGCTCTTGGCCGAAAAAATCGACCAGGCCCTCTGCGGACAACTAGCCGAACGCCTCTTCGACCACCCCGCTCAGGCCCTCACCCTCGCTGCTGTCACCGGCACCAACGGCAAGTCCACAACCGTCATTCTCCTCCATGACCTCCTCCAATCCGCTGGCGTCACCACCGGCCTGCTCGGCACCATCCACAACGACCTCGTCACCCACCGCGAACCCGCCACCCTCACCACCCCCGGCGCCATCGAACTCTCACGCCACCTCGCCCACATCCGCGACGCCTCCGGCAAAGCCTGCGTCTACGAAGCCTCCTCCCACGCCCTCCACCAGCAACGCACCGATCACCTCCACCCTCGCGTCGCCATCTTCACCAACCTCACTCAGGATCACCTCGACTACCACGGCGACATGACCACCTACGCCGCCGCTAAAGCACGACTCTTCGAACGCCTCAGCCCCAATGACCACGCCATCCTCAACGCTGACGACCCCCACTGGCCCCGTATGGCCCGTGACTGCCCAGCCCATCTCCATCTTTCCACCCTCCGTTCTACCCAACCCGACCACCACGGCTTTGCCATCACCTCCACCTCCCGTGCCACCATCCACCACCGAGCCATTACCCAAACCGAGGCCACACTCACCGGACCCTGGGGTACCCTCCACACAACCCTCCCAATCCTCGGCGACCACAACGTCGCCAACCTCCTCCAGGCCCTCGCTTCAGCAGCCGCACTCAACCTTCTCCCCGACCACCTCGAGTCCACCCTCCACACGCTACCCCCAGTCCCAGGCCGCCTCGAACCCATCCCCAACCCAGAGTTCCCCGTGGCCGGAAAAACAACGATCGCCGACTTCCAGCAAACCCACAACGCCCCCGCCATCTTCGTCGACTATTGCCACACCCCCGACTCCATCAACCACGCCGCCAACACCCTTAGGCCTCTCGCACCAGGACGACTCATCATCCTCTTTGGCTGTGGCGGAGACCGCGACAAGACCAAACGACCCCTGATGGCCACCGCCGCAGCACGCCACGCCGACGCCCTCATCATCACCTCCGACAACCCCCGCTCCGAAGACCCACAAGCGATCATCAACGACGCAATAGCCGGAGTTCCCGAATCCATACGCCCCCACACAACCACCAACCCCGATCGCGCCACCGTCATCCGCCAAGCCATCCTCTACGCCCAACCCACCGACACCATCCTCATCGCAGGAAAAGGACACGAGACCTACCAAGAGACCCAAGGCGTCAAACACCCCTTCGACGATCGCCAATACGCCCAGCAAGCCCTCGAACAGCGTCTACAACACAGCTAA
- a CDS encoding amylo-alpha-1,6-glucosidase, which produces MASDPWQTHQANPRDLGRDASLTREWLLTNGRGGFAMGTLAGCNTRRYHGLLIAATSPPVGRILALNQVLEQLQVPERIGTNGSTRTALRTLDFTTCQFRSHDSGGPVFSPDGLAHLTHFEKGLTIVWEYEAGPIRFTRELNLHDHDPAATLRYRINGLQHTPDGATLRLRPMLSLRDFHALLQQHAAPPFDLRVADDELTVTAGNQHTITLSAEGAPFHPDPTWWHNIWYPLETNRGQEDREDLFVPGAFELHLPPAEDHDLTLTINLGENPAEPQTPDPNRRGRTQVAQHIAIRDEADPDHTLRNTLAQAATDFIATRTVNGRELSTLIAGYPWFADWGRDTFIALPGLLLTTGRHQQARDTLAAFAGSIRNGLVPNLFDDRDGSLAHYNTADASLWFIHAALEYAERTNDTESLTTWLADACFDIIEHYVRGTTPPELDSDQPLIQLDEDGLIAAGNPQTQLTWMDAAREGVVFTPRPGKCVEINALWASVNQRLATALASSHPEQAERSRHLADHARRSFTKTFWNDKAQCLYDHVYTDEKNKRHRDKSIRPNQLFAVSLTESPLASGHRKAVVETVTDKLLTPFGLRTLPTDDPNHHAHYAGGQFDRDRAYHQGTIWPWLLGPYAEALLRANDFSSQSRARVVAAITPLLDHIRHAGLGHAPEINESAPPHRPVGCPAQAWSVAELLRILELIESDPA; this is translated from the coding sequence ATGGCATCTGACCCCTGGCAAACTCATCAAGCCAATCCCCGCGACCTCGGCCGCGACGCCTCGCTCACGCGCGAATGGCTCCTGACCAACGGCCGAGGCGGGTTCGCTATGGGCACCCTCGCGGGCTGTAACACACGCCGATACCACGGCTTACTCATCGCCGCGACGTCCCCGCCCGTCGGCCGCATCCTCGCCCTCAACCAGGTCCTCGAGCAACTCCAGGTCCCCGAGCGCATCGGCACCAATGGCTCCACCCGAACCGCCCTCCGCACCCTCGACTTCACCACCTGCCAGTTCCGCTCCCATGACTCTGGCGGGCCCGTCTTCTCACCCGATGGACTCGCCCACCTCACCCACTTCGAGAAGGGCCTCACCATCGTCTGGGAATACGAGGCCGGACCCATCCGCTTCACCCGCGAACTCAACCTCCACGATCACGACCCCGCCGCCACCCTCCGCTACCGCATCAACGGACTCCAGCACACCCCCGATGGCGCAACCCTCCGCCTCAGGCCCATGCTCAGTCTCCGTGACTTCCACGCACTCCTCCAACAGCACGCCGCACCCCCCTTCGACCTCCGCGTCGCCGACGATGAACTCACCGTCACCGCCGGTAACCAGCACACCATCACCCTTTCCGCCGAAGGCGCACCCTTCCACCCCGACCCCACCTGGTGGCACAACATCTGGTACCCCCTCGAAACCAACCGCGGCCAGGAAGACCGCGAAGACCTCTTCGTCCCCGGTGCCTTTGAACTCCACCTCCCCCCCGCCGAGGATCACGACCTCACCCTGACCATCAACCTCGGCGAAAACCCCGCCGAACCCCAAACACCCGACCCCAACCGCCGCGGACGCACCCAAGTCGCCCAGCACATCGCCATCCGCGACGAAGCCGACCCCGACCACACCCTCCGCAACACACTCGCCCAGGCCGCCACCGATTTCATCGCCACCCGTACCGTCAACGGCCGCGAACTCTCCACCCTCATCGCCGGATACCCCTGGTTCGCCGACTGGGGCCGCGATACCTTCATCGCCCTCCCCGGACTCCTGCTCACCACCGGCCGCCACCAGCAAGCCCGCGATACCCTCGCCGCCTTCGCTGGCAGCATCCGCAACGGTCTGGTCCCCAATCTCTTCGACGACCGCGACGGCTCACTCGCCCACTACAACACCGCCGACGCCTCCCTCTGGTTTATCCACGCAGCACTCGAATATGCCGAACGCACCAACGACACCGAGTCACTCACCACCTGGCTCGCCGACGCCTGCTTCGACATCATCGAGCACTACGTCCGCGGAACCACACCCCCCGAACTCGACTCCGACCAGCCCCTCATCCAACTCGATGAAGATGGCCTGATCGCCGCCGGCAACCCGCAAACCCAGCTCACTTGGATGGATGCCGCCCGCGAAGGCGTCGTCTTCACCCCTCGACCCGGCAAGTGCGTCGAGATCAACGCCCTCTGGGCTTCCGTCAACCAGCGGCTCGCCACGGCCCTCGCCTCATCCCACCCCGAGCAGGCCGAACGCTCCCGACACCTCGCCGACCACGCCCGACGTTCCTTCACCAAGACCTTCTGGAACGACAAGGCCCAGTGTCTCTACGACCACGTCTACACCGACGAGAAAAACAAACGACACCGCGACAAATCCATCCGCCCCAATCAACTCTTCGCTGTCTCTCTGACCGAATCCCCCCTCGCATCCGGGCACCGCAAAGCCGTCGTCGAAACCGTCACCGACAAACTCCTCACCCCCTTCGGCCTCCGCACCCTCCCGACCGACGACCCCAACCACCACGCCCACTACGCCGGCGGGCAGTTCGACCGCGACCGTGCCTACCACCAGGGAACCATCTGGCCTTGGCTCCTCGGACCCTACGCCGAAGCACTCCTCCGCGCCAACGACTTCTCCTCACAGTCCCGCGCTCGCGTCGTCGCCGCCATCACCCCCCTGCTCGACCACATACGCCACGCCGGGCTCGGCCACGCCCCCGAAATCAACGAGTCCGCCCCGCCCCACCGCCCCGTCGGCTGTCCCGCCCAGGCATGGTCCGTCGCCGAACTCCTCCGAATCCTCGAACTCATCGAATCCGACCCCGCATAA
- a CDS encoding sulfite exporter TauE/SafE family protein: protein MELSVLLWVMLAQALGFFVQGMVGFGAGLIVTPLLVLAGMELPHAIAAMLGGVVVATGMGCWRRRGDVAWRVVGMMSVYRLIGLPVGVWLLSALMTQEPSLIKQAVGLVLAVAVLAMWMFRVRPVPRLGHGWMVAAGLGSGVLGGLVGMSGPLVVMWVMAHDWAAVRSRATLWALFLVFSPPLVVMLGWTFGWDVLWSFGLGLALFPAAMVAEYAGDHLGRGFSSVGLRRAAYGLLLVIALVAIVEPWV from the coding sequence ATGGAGTTGTCTGTATTGCTCTGGGTGATGCTGGCTCAGGCGCTAGGTTTTTTTGTTCAGGGGATGGTGGGGTTTGGGGCGGGTCTGATCGTGACGCCTTTGCTGGTGTTGGCGGGGATGGAGTTGCCGCATGCGATCGCGGCGATGTTGGGGGGTGTGGTGGTGGCGACGGGGATGGGTTGCTGGCGTCGGCGTGGTGATGTGGCGTGGCGCGTGGTGGGGATGATGTCTGTGTATCGGTTGATCGGTCTGCCGGTGGGGGTGTGGCTGCTTAGTGCCTTGATGACTCAGGAGCCGTCGCTGATCAAGCAGGCCGTGGGGTTGGTCTTGGCGGTGGCGGTGCTGGCGATGTGGATGTTCAGGGTTCGTCCCGTTCCGCGTCTTGGTCATGGCTGGATGGTGGCGGCGGGTCTTGGCAGCGGGGTGCTTGGCGGGCTGGTGGGGATGAGCGGTCCGTTGGTGGTGATGTGGGTGATGGCGCACGACTGGGCTGCGGTCCGGTCGCGGGCGACGCTGTGGGCGTTGTTTCTGGTTTTCTCGCCGCCTCTGGTGGTGATGCTGGGCTGGACGTTTGGCTGGGACGTGTTGTGGTCGTTCGGGTTGGGCTTAGCGTTGTTCCCGGCGGCGATGGTGGCGGAGTATGCAGGGGATCATCTCGGGCGCGGCTTTTCGAGCGTGGGGTTGAGGCGAGCTGCGTATGGGTTGCTGTTGGTGATTGCGTTGGTGGCGATTGTGGAGCCGTGGGTTTAG
- the mraY gene encoding phospho-N-acetylmuramoyl-pentapeptide-transferase encodes MIHALIQALGSWIDESAFLGPLAVFRYAEFRALLAIILSFAIVMAFGERTIRWLVSQKIQDNPEFHNADLNEVMKHKRNTPTMGGILISAAILTTTLLLADLTSFYVQMGLICLVWLFGVGLWDDWWKLTSARRMPGTRDGLHSWEKLLLQIGLAVLLGIFIHHHGANKFGGLTDYDFGATMSHSLTLPFFKTWTWDGEAYVPSPYLIVLGAVPFVAIATFFIVGMSNAVNLTDGMDGLASGIMVIVAFAFMVLCLIAGYTNNDFILAKYLLVPYIPLSDELAILAGAMVGSCLGFLWFNCYPARVFMGDSGSLPLGGLIGFIAVVIRQEFLLLLIGGIYVLEAASVILQVGYFKATKGKRIFRCAPIHHHFHLGGWTEQQTVIRFWLTTALLVAIALATIKIR; translated from the coding sequence ATGATCCACGCCCTCATCCAAGCCCTAGGTTCCTGGATCGACGAGTCCGCCTTCCTCGGCCCTCTCGCCGTCTTCCGATACGCCGAGTTCCGCGCCCTCCTCGCCATCATCCTCAGCTTCGCCATCGTCATGGCCTTCGGCGAACGAACCATCCGTTGGCTCGTCAGCCAGAAAATCCAGGACAACCCCGAGTTCCACAACGCCGACCTCAACGAGGTCATGAAGCACAAACGAAACACCCCCACCATGGGCGGGATCCTCATCTCCGCCGCCATCCTCACCACCACCCTCCTCCTCGCCGACCTCACCTCCTTCTACGTCCAGATGGGCCTCATCTGCCTCGTCTGGCTCTTTGGCGTCGGGCTCTGGGACGACTGGTGGAAACTCACCTCCGCCCGACGCATGCCCGGCACCCGCGATGGACTCCACTCCTGGGAAAAACTCCTCCTCCAGATCGGACTCGCCGTCCTCCTCGGAATCTTCATCCACCACCACGGTGCCAACAAGTTCGGCGGGCTCACCGACTACGACTTCGGCGCCACCATGTCTCACTCCCTTACCCTCCCCTTCTTCAAAACCTGGACCTGGGACGGCGAAGCCTACGTCCCCTCCCCCTACCTCATCGTCCTCGGCGCCGTCCCCTTCGTCGCCATCGCCACCTTCTTCATCGTCGGCATGTCCAACGCCGTCAACCTCACCGACGGCATGGACGGACTCGCCTCAGGCATCATGGTCATCGTCGCCTTCGCCTTCATGGTCCTCTGCCTCATCGCCGGCTACACCAACAACGACTTCATCCTCGCCAAGTACCTCCTGGTCCCCTACATCCCCCTCAGCGATGAGTTGGCGATCCTGGCCGGCGCCATGGTCGGCTCCTGCCTCGGCTTCCTCTGGTTCAACTGCTACCCCGCCCGGGTCTTCATGGGCGACTCCGGCTCACTCCCCCTTGGCGGGCTCATCGGCTTCATCGCCGTCGTCATCCGACAGGAGTTCCTCCTCCTCCTCATAGGCGGGATCTACGTCCTCGAAGCCGCCTCCGTCATCCTCCAGGTCGGCTACTTCAAAGCCACCAAAGGAAAACGCATCTTCCGCTGCGCCCCCATCCACCACCACTTCCACCTGGGCGGCTGGACCGAACAACAAACCGTCATCCGCTTCTGGCTCACCACCGCCCTTCTCGTCGCCATCGCCCTCGCCACCATCAAGATCCGCTAA
- the murF gene encoding UDP-N-acetylmuramoyl-tripeptide--D-alanyl-D-alanine ligase produces MNTTPAPSPITTLAALANAVAGRWLSLPPDANTKITGFSIDTRTLKPGDVFIALTTEKADGHDHLAAAANAGASAALVSQPYPDTIALPLLYTNNTLTALHQAAAAHRSAFDIPIIAVIGSNGKTTTRQLIHAAITPSFTGSQSPKSFNNHLGVPLTLLQMRENDDFLLAELGTNHPGELEPLAKLAQPTHLVLTTLGSEHLEHFHNLAGVTAEETSALHHLQPPATLIASTQAWSVVREHAPTIAAHHKPILYSDLDTAAPIHIIPDTLRQSSTGLNFTASVHGQPIDIQLPMLGGHNAFNTLAALTLAHELNIDLNDAAQGLSQLPTVPRRLEPVHLNNLLLIDDAYNANPESTALAIDTFFSLQNPGPRAIVLGDMLELGDHTAPAHRQTLRHLIPHANKIDQLFLIGPAYTQALKDTPELTIPAHAEPDASDEAINRITQLIHDNTSVILIKSSLGLDFLRLRRAIEARFA; encoded by the coding sequence ATGAACACCACCCCAGCACCATCACCCATCACCACCCTCGCCGCCCTAGCCAACGCCGTCGCCGGCCGCTGGCTCAGCCTCCCACCTGATGCCAACACAAAGATCACCGGCTTCTCCATCGACACCCGCACCCTCAAGCCCGGCGACGTCTTCATCGCACTCACCACCGAAAAAGCCGATGGCCACGATCACCTCGCCGCCGCCGCCAATGCCGGTGCCTCCGCCGCCCTCGTTAGCCAACCCTACCCCGATACGATCGCACTCCCTCTTCTCTACACAAACAACACACTCACCGCCCTTCACCAGGCCGCCGCCGCACACCGAAGCGCCTTCGACATTCCCATTATCGCCGTCATCGGATCCAACGGAAAAACCACCACCCGACAACTCATCCACGCGGCCATCACCCCTTCCTTCACCGGCAGCCAGTCGCCCAAGTCCTTCAACAACCACCTAGGCGTCCCCCTCACCCTCCTCCAGATGCGCGAGAACGACGACTTCCTCCTCGCCGAACTCGGCACCAACCACCCGGGCGAACTCGAACCCCTCGCCAAACTCGCTCAACCCACCCACCTCGTCCTCACCACCCTCGGCAGCGAACACCTCGAACACTTCCACAACCTCGCAGGCGTCACCGCCGAAGAAACCTCCGCCCTCCACCACCTCCAACCCCCCGCCACCCTCATCGCCTCCACCCAAGCCTGGTCCGTCGTCCGAGAGCACGCCCCAACCATCGCCGCCCACCACAAACCCATCCTCTACTCCGACCTCGACACCGCAGCCCCCATCCACATCATCCCCGACACCCTCCGCCAGTCATCAACCGGACTCAACTTCACCGCATCAGTCCACGGCCAACCCATCGACATCCAACTCCCCATGCTCGGTGGCCACAACGCCTTCAACACCCTCGCCGCCCTCACACTCGCCCACGAACTCAACATCGACCTCAACGACGCCGCCCAAGGACTCAGCCAACTCCCCACCGTCCCCCGCCGACTTGAACCCGTCCACCTCAACAACCTCCTACTCATCGACGACGCCTACAACGCCAACCCCGAATCTACCGCCCTCGCCATCGACACCTTCTTCTCATTACAGAACCCCGGCCCGCGCGCGATCGTACTCGGCGACATGCTCGAACTCGGCGACCACACCGCACCCGCCCACCGCCAGACCCTCCGACACCTCATCCCGCACGCAAACAAGATCGACCAACTTTTCCTCATCGGCCCCGCCTACACCCAGGCCCTCAAAGACACCCCCGAACTCACCATCCCCGCCCACGCCGAACCCGACGCCTCCGACGAAGCCATCAATCGCATCACCCAACTCATTCACGACAACACCTCTGTCATCCTCATCAAATCCTCCCTTGGTCTCGACTTCCTCCGACTACGCCGCGCGATCGAAGCAAGATTCGCATGA
- the miaE gene encoding tRNA isopentenyl-2-thiomethyl-A-37 hydroxylase MiaE translates to MVIEVREIEMPLGCRTPGSWGLRVLADPVKLLNDHAHLEKKAALNAMEMLNQWPEPVPPEAWVQTMTAVAREEIEHLQVVLRLLHERGGVFSKGHRNPYAAGLRGLIRNGHGRAGARIENLMDRLMVAALIELRSCERFAVLAEVAEDAELAGLYRDLWASEHGHYRTFLNLSQRLPGVSGSVVEERWQVMLAAEAGIMGEQGVYTGMHSGV, encoded by the coding sequence ATGGTGATCGAGGTTCGCGAGATTGAGATGCCGTTGGGTTGTCGGACGCCCGGGTCGTGGGGCTTAAGGGTGCTGGCGGACCCGGTGAAGCTGCTGAATGATCATGCTCATCTGGAGAAGAAGGCGGCGTTGAACGCGATGGAGATGCTGAATCAGTGGCCTGAGCCGGTTCCGCCTGAGGCTTGGGTGCAGACGATGACGGCGGTGGCGCGGGAGGAGATTGAGCACCTGCAGGTGGTGTTGCGGCTGCTGCACGAGCGGGGCGGGGTGTTTAGCAAGGGGCATCGGAACCCGTATGCGGCGGGGCTGCGGGGGCTGATCCGGAACGGGCATGGGCGGGCGGGGGCTCGGATCGAGAATCTGATGGATCGGCTGATGGTGGCGGCGTTGATCGAGCTGCGGAGTTGTGAGCGGTTTGCGGTGCTGGCCGAGGTGGCGGAGGACGCTGAGTTGGCGGGGTTGTACCGGGATTTGTGGGCGAGTGAGCATGGGCATTATCGGACGTTTCTGAATCTGTCGCAGCGGCTTCCGGGGGTGAGCGGGAGCGTCGTTGAGGAGCGGTGGCAGGTGATGTTGGCGGCGGAGGCGGGGATCATGGGTGAGCAGGGGGTTTACACTGGGATGCATAGTGGTGTTTGA